A DNA window from Ostrea edulis chromosome 5, xbOstEdul1.1, whole genome shotgun sequence contains the following coding sequences:
- the LOC125651691 gene encoding tyrosinase-like protein 2, with protein sequence MRKGQINLTVCFVAVVVLPSSFGLIEEMKTPRDILECLIYKSQNTSIGEVSGRIIQDFCIRKYTLDTQSSKENFAKNITTEGVQYLKSLFRQLESEVREQKRGKRQLETWRYRREIRTLSPAERNRVFRCFRRLKGDYSIDRGMSTYDLIASLHSGQAARMMHNGPGFLPRHMLYVLLMETACRTPLPYWDMTTDSEMMDPTRSIVWSDLFFGPGNGPVLTGPFGRFRTPTGSPIIRNIGSGGASLARKAGIRAMLSRRRTFEITEPQHAQSIFSIEVHHNGVHNWIDGYMSGLNTASWDPVFWFIHSFFQLLWVAFRNGQRASGINPERDYPRGIRVPRGHEFYQRMNFMPFMRRMTNLEGFSNRYDRIVRYAPMPRCPNCGGSGYFRCLRGVCVPSSNRRQPIIFRGKRSVGAKEDQLADENVNPNTTNLIQSNEAALSTLNKPYQNTFMINGKIDEDAWAYVPIRVLYERPKGFNFHTTSPRATQRDMYDPENFKKAAQKIGLQNQVKYTHQCVPSGSGAAKVFVQSSGLNYAGTYKDYAIVDERQPVTSAMTYIGFKKPLDSDSEVILTAYDTCGRICRPACPVYSQHRESYKACSGSFRMSSRSPLMFSSTYGGAVTNAWNVRERMEPGCQSKSLPITFVCDHQNSWPWGSKL encoded by the exons aTGCGGAAAGGACAAATCAACCTTACCGTCTGCTTTGTAGCAGTGGTAGTCTTGCCGTCATCTTTCGGATTAATCGAAGAAATGAAAACACCACGTGACATCCTAGAATGCTTGATATACAAGTCTCAAAACACGTCCATTGGAGAAGTATCAGGACGAATCATCCAAGATTTCTGTATCCGAAAATACACCCTAGATACCCAAAGCAGTAAAGAGAATTTTGCCAAAAACATCACTACGGAAGGAGTACAATACTTAAAGTCCCTTTTTCGGCAGCTGGAGTCTGAGGTGCGCGAACAGAAGAGAGGGAAAAGGCAACTGGAAACCTGGAGGTACCGGAGGGAGATTCGAACTCTTTCTCCCGCCGAACGAAACAGGGTTTTCCGGTGTTTCAGAAGACTTAAAGGCGATTAT TCAATTGACCGAGGAATGAGCACATACGATCTTATAGCTTCCCTCCACTCCGGACAAGCTGCTAGAATGATGCACAACGGTCCTGGATTCTTACCCCGTCACATGCTTTACGTACTTCT GATGGAGACAGCTTGTCGCACACCCCTTCCATACTGGGATATGACCACTGACAGTGAAATGATGGACCCAACTCGATCTATTGTCTGGTCTGATCTCTTCTTCGGTCCTGGAAACGGTCCCGTTTTGACAGGGCCTTTTGGACGATTCAGAACACCTACTGGTTCTCCAATAATAAGAAACATTGGATCAG GTGGTGCGTCTTTGGCAAGAAAAGCCGGTATTAGAGCTATGCTATCCAGAAGAAGAACATTCGAGATCACCGAACCCCAACATGCTCAGAGCATATTCTCCATAGAAGTTCATCACAATGGCGTTCACAATTGGATTGACGGTTACATGTCCGGACTGAACACCGCCTCCTGGGACCCAGTTTTCTGGTTCATCCACTCCTTCTTCCAACTTCTGTGGGTTGCCTTTAGAAACGGACAAAGAGCCAGCGGCATCAACCCAGAGAGGGATTACCCTAGAGGTATCAGAGTCCCACGAGGTCATGAATTCTACCAGAGAATGAATTTCATGCCTTTCATGAGACGGATGACAAATTTGGAAGGGTTTTCTAACAGATATGACCGAATCGTACGATACGCCCCCATGCCGAGATGTCCAAACTGTGGAGGCAGCGGTTACTTCAGGTGTCTGCGAGGTGTGTGCGTTCCATCATCCAACAGACGACAACCAATAATCTTCAGAGGAAAGCGAAGTGTCGGCGCTAAGGAGGATCAGCTAGCAGATGAAAATGTCAATCCAAACACAACCAACTTAATCCAATCAAACGAAGCTGCCTTGTCGACACTTAACAAACCATACCAAAACACATTCATGATTAACGGAAAAATTGATGAAGATGCATGGGCTTACGTTCCAATCAGAGTGTTGTACGAAAGACCAAAGGGTTTCAACTTCCATACGACATCACCAAGAGCAACACAAAGAGATATGTATGATCCAGAAAACTTTAAAAAGGCTGCACAGAAAATAGGCCTACAAAATCAGGTTAAATACACGCATCAATGTGTGCCTTCAGGCTCAGGTGCAGCTAAGGTCTTTGTCCAGTCTAGTGGACTCAATTACGCTGGAACTTACAAGGATTATGCAATTGTTGACGAAAGACAACCGGTGACGTCAGCCATGACGTATATTGGATTTAAAAAGCCTTTGGATTCTGACTCTGAAGTTATCCTTACAGCTTATGACACTTGTGGGCGCATTTGTCGACCTGCTTGTCCCGTCTATAGCCAACATCGTGAATCCTACAAAGCTTGTTCAGGGAGCTTTCGAATGTCATCAAGGTCACCGCTTATGTTTAGTTCAACCTATGGAGGCGCGGTAACAAATGCTTGGAATGTGAGGGAAAGAATGGAACCCGGATGTCAGAGTAAATCTTTACCAATTACATTTGTATGTGATCATCAAAATTCCTGGCCTTGGGGATCAAAACTGTGA